One genomic region from Bufo bufo chromosome 3, aBufBuf1.1, whole genome shotgun sequence encodes:
- the ZC3H12A gene encoding endoribonuclease ZC3H12A — MDSLPYDLSHCLDLPSWSELKILNENEHLKSDNAVKYGDSFDSGFPSLNHVAPKGKSLKGTRGDWSLEKSSSPDFIDQSEMQMKMDFFRKLGYSAVETYAVLQNLGMEADINTVLGELVKHGGNPEKEAVPEESSDAVLVPPGGTRTRPTTSSTEDNSNNLRPIVIDGSNVAMSHGNKDVFSCRGILLAVNFFLERGHTDVTVFVPSFRKEQPRPEMPITDQHILTDLEKKMILVFTPSRRVGGKRLVCYDDRFIVKLAYKSDGVIVSNDTYRDLQSEKPEWKKFIEERLLMYSFVNDLFMPPDDPMGRKGPNLDDFLRKRPIGPENKKVQCPYGKKCTYGMKCKFYHPERINQTQRSVADELRENARLSPTKNNAYLEDKKMRKVSVAEISTVDPDSTFMQKPPLERTGSSQKAKTSDKSKLNQWNGTSEWYPHAVCPKDSHNQISYDSGVELWTSVSNSFCDHSHDYCNSNHRMPCCQHTKDLDSDPRKHYSSQKLVPHGCHATSFYPYSPSSPWSSQNASHQTYEREMAEKSTTAHHSVPNDYTPGPTHSLEFWSEPGPILHSSRRHQSNYQLYSPVPPSRNDYQKWQNSDNYARERLSMRNKLCAIFQPSLVDSVMSMFPNLLDPQRLAAEIVNYKTQNGL, encoded by the exons ATGGATAGCCTTCCTTATGATCTCAGTCATTGTCTGGATCTTCCAAGTTGGAGTGAGCTCAAAATATTAAATGAGAATGAGCATTTAAAGAGTGACAACGCAGTAAAATATGGGGACTCGTTTGATTCAGGATTTCCAAGCCTAAACCATGTTGCACCCAAAGGAAAATCTCTCAAAGGTACAAGAGGTGACTGGTCACTAGAAAAGTCCAGTTCACCTGACTTTATTGACCAGTCCGAAATGCAgatgaaaatggacttcttcAGAAAACTAGGCTATTCCGCAGTAGAAACCTATGCCGTACTGCAGAATCTTGGCATGGAAGCAGATATAAATACTGTATTGGGAGAGCTGGTAAAACATGGAGGCAACCCAGAAAAGGAAGCAGTGCCAGAGGAGTCAAGTGATGCTGTTTTAGTCCCACCAGGAGGCACACGCACACGGCCAACCACATCTTCAACAGAAGACAATAGTAACAACTTGCGACCAATTGTGATTGATGGAAGCAATGTGGCAATGAG CCATGGAAATAAAGATGTATTCTCCTGTCGTGGAATATTGCTCGCTGTCAATTTTTTCCTGGAAAGAGGCCATACAGATGTTACAGTCTTTGTACCATCATTCAGAAAGGAACAGCCTAGGCCTGAAATGCCCATTACTG ATCAACACATTTTAACTGATCTTGAGAAGAAGATGATTTTGGTTTTCACTCCTTCTCGGAGAGTTGGTGGGAAGCGGCTGGTGTGCTATGATGATAGATTTATTGTCAAGTTGGCCTACAAAAGTGATGGAGTTATCGTTTCAAATGATACCTACAGAGATCTCCAGAGTGAAAAGCCAGAATGGAAGAAGTTCATAGAAGAGCGGCTTCTCATGTACTCCTTTGTTAACGACCT ATTTATGCCTCCCGATGATCCTATGGGTCGAAAAGGACCAAACCTGGATGATTTCCTGAGGAAACGGCCTATTGGACCAGAAAACAAAAAAGTACAGTGTCCTTATG GTAAAAAATGCACCTATGGAATGAAATGTAAGTTTTATCATCCAGAGAGAATAAACCAAACTCAACGTTCGGTTGCTGATGAACTGCGTGAAAATGCAAGGTTGTCACCTACTAAGAACAATGCTTATTTAGAAGACAAAAAGATGAGAAAAGTGTCAGTTGCTGAGATATCTACAGTGGATCCAGACTCCACTTTTATGCAGAAACCTCCTTTAGAGAGAACCGGATCTTCTCAAAAAGCTAAGACATCAGACAAGAGTAAATTAAATCAATGGAATGGAACATCTgaatggtatcctcatgctgtctgcccaaaggactcccataatcaAATCTCTTATGACTCTGGTGTGGAACTATGGACAAGTGTTTCAAACAGTTTCTGTGACCATTCTCATGATTACTGCAACAGTAATCATCGGATGCCATGCTGTCAGCATACAAAGGATTTGGACAGTGATCCGCGTAAACACTATAGTTCTCAGAAATTGGTTCCACATGGTTGCCATGCAACCTCCTTTTACCCATATAGTCCATCTTCTCCCTGGTCTTCCCAAAATGCATCACACCAAACTTATGAAAGAGAAATGGCTGAGAAGTCTACCACAGCCCATCATAGTGTACCAAATGACTATACACCCGGGCCTACCCACTCACTAGAGTTTTGGTCAGAACCAGGACCCATTCTTCATTCTTCCAGGAGACATCAGTCTAACTATCAATTATACAGCCCGGTTCCACCTTCTAGAAATGATTATCAAAAATGGCAAAACTCAGATAATTACGCAAGAGAGAGATTAAGCATGCGCAACAAACTGTGTGCCATCTTCCAGCCCTCATTAGTAGATTCTGTGATGAGCATGTTTCCAAATTTGCTGGATCCACAAAGGCTTGCAGCAGAAATAGTGAATTACAAGACTCAAAATGGGTTGTGA